The following are encoded together in the Pedobacter sp. D749 genome:
- a CDS encoding sodium/sugar symporter, translating into MKNNILDTKDYIVFAIYFVIVAAYGLYIYNKKKSESTGSKDYFLAEGSLTWWAIGASLIASNISAEQFIGMSGSGFKMGLAIATYEWMGALTLVVVAVFFIPVYLKNKIATMPQFLHQRYNGTVAMIMAVFWLLLYVVVNLTSILYLGALAVSSISGFDLRFCMYAIAIFAILITLGGMKVIGYTDVIQVFFLILGGLATTYLALNLVSTHYGTSGIFEGYSLMTSKASEHFHMILKPDNENYIDLPGLSVLIGGMWIVNLNYWGCNQYITQRALGANLETARGGILFAAFLKLLMPIIVVLPGIAAYVLYKDGAFQTEMLQDGSVNPDRAYPVLLNLLPAGLKGLSFAALTAAVVASLAGKANSIATIFTLDIYKKVLKTDATEKNLVTTGKISIVVAMILGVLIAPHLGIDKKGGFQYIQEYTGFVSPGIFAMFILGFFWKRTTSGAALFATIGGFGLSILLKFLPKLTDLSWLSGMGFSVKNAAGVYEIPFLDRMGFVFVFCMLGMVIISLASNKVKAEAKGLAIDAKMFKTTTSFAVGALIIIGLLVALYSVYW; encoded by the coding sequence ATGAAAAATAACATATTAGACACTAAGGATTACATTGTCTTTGCAATTTACTTCGTTATTGTAGCTGCTTACGGGCTATACATTTATAACAAGAAAAAGTCCGAATCTACGGGTTCTAAAGATTATTTTCTTGCAGAAGGTTCTTTAACCTGGTGGGCAATCGGCGCATCTTTAATCGCATCAAACATCTCTGCTGAGCAGTTTATCGGTATGAGCGGTTCAGGCTTTAAAATGGGACTGGCTATTGCAACCTACGAATGGATGGGTGCACTTACTTTGGTAGTGGTAGCCGTATTTTTCATTCCGGTTTATTTGAAAAACAAAATTGCTACCATGCCACAGTTTCTGCACCAGCGCTATAATGGTACTGTAGCCATGATTATGGCCGTTTTCTGGTTATTGCTTTATGTTGTGGTAAACTTAACTTCTATTCTTTACTTAGGTGCATTAGCGGTAAGCAGTATTTCTGGTTTCGATTTAAGGTTTTGTATGTATGCCATTGCAATTTTTGCCATTCTCATCACCTTGGGCGGGATGAAAGTAATTGGGTATACCGACGTAATCCAGGTATTTTTCTTGATTTTAGGTGGCTTGGCTACTACTTATCTGGCTTTAAACCTGGTTTCTACACATTATGGTACAAGTGGTATTTTTGAAGGCTATAGCTTAATGACTTCTAAAGCATCAGAGCATTTCCACATGATCTTAAAACCTGATAATGAAAATTATATTGACTTACCAGGCTTAAGCGTATTGATAGGCGGTATGTGGATCGTGAACCTAAACTATTGGGGCTGTAACCAGTACATCACGCAACGTGCCTTAGGTGCTAATCTGGAAACTGCGAGGGGAGGTATCCTTTTCGCAGCTTTCTTAAAGCTGTTAATGCCTATCATTGTGGTATTGCCCGGTATTGCCGCTTATGTGTTGTATAAAGATGGTGCTTTCCAAACAGAAATGCTGCAGGATGGATCTGTAAATCCAGATCGTGCTTACCCGGTATTGTTAAACTTGCTTCCTGCGGGATTAAAAGGGCTTTCGTTTGCTGCATTAACCGCTGCGGTTGTGGCGTCACTGGCAGGTAAAGCAAATAGTATTGCCACCATTTTTACGTTAGATATTTATAAAAAAGTATTAAAAACCGATGCTACAGAGAAAAATTTAGTTACAACAGGTAAGATTTCTATTGTTGTAGCAATGATTCTTGGCGTGTTGATTGCTCCACACTTAGGAATTGATAAAAAAGGTGGTTTTCAATACATTCAGGAATATACCGGTTTTGTTTCTCCGGGTATTTTTGCCATGTTTATTTTAGGTTTCTTCTGGAAAAGAACAACCTCTGGTGCAGCACTATTTGCTACCATCGGCGGTTTTGGTTTGTCGATTTTACTTAAATTCTTACCTAAACTTACCGATCTTTCATGGTTGTCGGGTATGGGCTTCTCTGTTAAAAATGCAGCCGGAGTTTACGAAATTCCATTTTTGGATCGAATGGGCTTTGTATTTGTATTCTGTATGTTAGGTATGGTGATCATCAGTTTAGCGAGCAACAAAGTTAAGGCAGAAGCTAAAGGATTGGCTATTGATGCTAAAATGTTTAAAACCACTACCAGTTTTGCAGTAGGCGCTTTAATTATCATCGGCTTATTGGTTGCACTGTACAGTGTATATTGGTAA
- a CDS encoding cation:proton antiporter: protein MIPGMSWPVSFVLGAILSATDAVAAMSITKGLGLSHKTNTILEGESLVCFCACSVSFCSSRSNRNSLCILESIP, encoded by the coding sequence ATGATTCCGGGGATGAGTTGGCCGGTATCTTTCGTATTAGGCGCAATTCTTTCAGCCACCGATGCGGTTGCCGCCATGAGTATTACCAAAGGACTGGGTTTATCTCATAAAACCAACACCATTCTGGAGGGTGAGAGTTTAGTTTGCTTCTGCGCTTGTAGCGTATCGTTTTGCAGTAGCCGCAGTAACAGGAACAGCCTTTGTATTTTGGAAAGCATCCCTTGA
- a CDS encoding cation:proton antiporter: MENYAVVIFILAVMIGLSAIADRIKIPYPILLIIAGIAVGFVPSLPPIDINPEIIFLIFLPPLLYDAAFNISFNEFKTNINTIFTQLLR, encoded by the coding sequence ATGGAAAATTATGCCGTTGTAATATTTATTTTGGCTGTAATGATTGGCCTTTCTGCTATCGCAGACCGAATTAAGATTCCCTACCCTATTTTATTGATTATAGCCGGAATTGCAGTAGGTTTTGTGCCTTCGTTGCCGCCAATTGATATTAATCCCGAAATTATATTTTTGATATTTCTACCGCCATTGCTTTATGATGCCGCCTTTAATATCTCATTTAATGAATTTAAAACCAATATCAACACCATATTTACCCAGCTATTACGCTAG
- a CDS encoding RNA-binding protein: protein MIKIFIGGLPDNIQEMDLAILVSLHGRVETIKIVRDRATGKCKGYAFLEIYSLPDAKNIVSTLNGETFKGNVITVKISEEEGGAKAVKPKPNPAFKSKRPRLQR from the coding sequence ATGATTAAGATTTTCATAGGCGGCCTTCCTGACAATATCCAAGAGATGGATTTGGCAATATTGGTTAGCCTTCATGGTAGGGTAGAAACAATTAAAATTGTTCGCGACAGGGCAACGGGTAAATGTAAAGGTTACGCTTTTCTGGAAATTTATAGTCTTCCCGATGCCAAAAACATCGTATCAACTTTAAATGGCGAGACATTTAAAGGTAATGTCATTACAGTTAAAATATCTGAAGAGGAAGGTGGCGCTAAAGCAGTAAAACCAAAACCCAACCCAGCTTTTAAAAGTAAAAGGCCCAGGTTACAACGCTAG
- a CDS encoding sialate O-acetylesterase — translation MVLQQKTNAAIWGKADAGKAVKVTVSWNKINYGAIADANGNWKIKVATPGYGGPYTITISDGELLVLNNVLIGDVWICSGQSNMEMPLAGWGKILNSEKEIAEAKYPNIRLLQTEHVASNFPLNDAKVANGGWQECSPKYIAEFSSTAYFFAREVYEKTKIPIGLIHTSWGGTIAEAWTSAESLKKMADFSAAVDKIQKSAKNPSPISYDEKLKNWVKITTDKDSGNQDGQMKWALEESGNWKDMTLPTLWEDAALKDFDGVVWFTKKVTIPENWKTNRVKLNLGTIDDNDITFINGVKVGETAGYNVGRTYTIPANLLKVGDNFITVRVFDSGGGGGLYGEAKDLNLTNGATGKILLAGEWKYRIGLDFKNIEPKPHEENGANRPTVLYNAMIHPYRQFSIKGAIWYQGEANADRAYQYRELFPAMIKDWRQKWGQGDFPFYFVQLANFMQVDNLPAQSAWAELREAQQKTLALPNTGMATIIDIGDAKDIHPKNKQEVGRRLALIALAKTYGQKINYSGPVYQSNKIEGKQILLTFSNTENGLKAADGAALTGFAIAGADKKFYWAKASIKGNQIIVSSDQVANPVAVRYAWGNNPVCNLVSNDGLPALPFRTDTWLGITFGKK, via the coding sequence ATGGTTTTACAGCAGAAAACCAATGCTGCAATTTGGGGTAAAGCAGATGCTGGTAAAGCAGTTAAAGTAACGGTTTCATGGAATAAAATTAATTACGGAGCTATTGCGGATGCCAATGGTAATTGGAAAATTAAAGTGGCAACGCCAGGTTACGGAGGACCGTATACCATAACTATATCAGATGGGGAGTTGCTGGTGCTCAATAACGTATTAATTGGCGATGTATGGATCTGTTCCGGGCAGTCGAACATGGAAATGCCGCTGGCAGGCTGGGGCAAAATCCTCAATAGCGAAAAAGAAATCGCCGAAGCTAAATATCCCAATATCCGTTTATTGCAGACGGAACATGTTGCCAGTAATTTTCCACTTAATGATGCTAAAGTGGCCAATGGCGGTTGGCAGGAATGCAGTCCAAAATATATTGCGGAGTTTTCTTCTACCGCATATTTCTTCGCCCGCGAAGTGTATGAAAAAACTAAAATCCCTATTGGCCTGATCCACACTTCCTGGGGCGGTACAATTGCTGAAGCCTGGACGAGTGCTGAATCGTTAAAAAAGATGGCAGATTTTTCTGCTGCAGTTGATAAGATTCAGAAATCTGCTAAAAATCCATCTCCAATTTCTTATGATGAAAAGCTAAAAAATTGGGTTAAAATCACTACAGATAAAGATTCAGGTAATCAAGACGGGCAGATGAAATGGGCTTTGGAAGAAAGTGGCAATTGGAAAGATATGACTTTGCCAACCTTATGGGAGGATGCAGCACTTAAAGACTTCGATGGTGTGGTTTGGTTTACAAAAAAGGTTACCATTCCAGAAAACTGGAAAACGAACCGGGTAAAGCTTAATTTGGGGACTATTGATGATAACGATATTACTTTTATAAATGGTGTAAAAGTGGGCGAAACAGCAGGATATAATGTTGGAAGAACATATACAATACCTGCTAATTTGCTCAAAGTAGGTGATAATTTCATCACTGTAAGGGTTTTTGATAGTGGAGGAGGGGGCGGCTTATACGGTGAAGCTAAAGATCTAAATTTAACAAATGGCGCTACCGGGAAAATTTTACTTGCTGGTGAATGGAAATATAGAATAGGTTTGGATTTTAAAAATATTGAGCCTAAGCCACACGAAGAAAATGGCGCTAACCGTCCGACAGTTTTGTACAATGCTATGATTCATCCTTACCGCCAATTCTCCATCAAAGGGGCTATTTGGTATCAGGGAGAAGCTAATGCCGACAGAGCTTATCAATACCGTGAGTTATTTCCAGCAATGATCAAAGATTGGCGGCAGAAATGGGGGCAGGGCGATTTTCCATTTTATTTTGTTCAGTTAGCCAATTTTATGCAAGTTGATAATTTGCCAGCACAATCTGCCTGGGCAGAACTTAGGGAGGCACAGCAAAAAACACTCGCTTTGCCAAATACGGGCATGGCCACAATTATTGATATTGGTGATGCAAAAGATATCCACCCTAAAAATAAACAGGAGGTAGGTAGAAGATTGGCATTAATTGCCCTGGCCAAAACATATGGCCAAAAAATAAACTATTCCGGCCCAGTTTATCAATCAAATAAAATTGAAGGAAAACAGATTCTTTTAACCTTTAGCAATACAGAAAATGGATTAAAAGCCGCAGATGGCGCAGCACTTACAGGTTTTGCCATCGCCGGAGCAGATAAAAAATTTTACTGGGCCAAAGCAAGTATCAAGGGTAATCAGATTATCGTAAGTAGTGATCAGGTAGCAAATCCTGTTGCCGTTCGTTATGCATGGGGAAATAATCCTGTTTGTAACCTCGTTAGTAACGATGGCTTACCAGCGTTGCCATTTAGAACAGATACGTGGCTGGGAATTACCTTTGGAAAGAAATAA
- a CDS encoding beta-L-arabinofuranosidase domain-containing protein gives MKRIYILIHFLVSISIPALYAQNLTEFNKAPLKQQVYVQLPIGSIKAKGWLLKQLEQQRDGATGMAEELYPEKDNLGKNSDWLGGDGNGWERVPYYVKGLVALAYTLDDPVLKAKAQKYIDWTLNNQQANGLFGPPKMKDWWPRMPMMYALQSYYEATNDKRVIPFLSKYFKYELANLDADPLKEWGKARAGDNMEIAIWLYNKTGDQDLLTLVEKLKQQAYPWIDIYSNNEFYFFGDDFQPKHMVNVAQALKFPIVCAQLQDLPSNLEALSKGIAHIMHDHGQPEGLGSGTEFLAGTSSIEGVETCTVVEWMQSLETAAKVIHDAKIGDQLEKVAFNALPAQFSRDFKNHSYYTLPNQVQSIHGEHGFNQDYATGIVSSPYSGYGCCRYNMHMGWPYFLKSSVVSTPEKGLAVITYGPMEIETVVAENKKIKITEETNYPFEEQIRLKVELAASTSFPLTLRIPAWSVKPGIRLNGATLEGVKAGEMFTIAREWKNQDQLELNFPMEITTRAQVNNSLSVERGPIVYALEIKAVNKVTKTHPVAGFADYEIHPESAWNYGLMIDKSGLSKARVLKSEMPNNPFIAANAPVKIKVQAKKIPSWGLGYNKMSAFDVPFSPIASAEKQEEVILVPYGSENIRLSCFPVIGEPKKINKTLVENFDEGMASNWVFYGGGWFWKDGQINAASNAGSGGYGIHGSKYVANDTDFKDFVYQADVKINTSGDAGLMFRISNPDIGPDAYQGYYVGLDQLNGTVIFGKANGQKWTVIRSGKYPVEMNKMYTLKIVAKADKFDVFINGSVQPVLSASDNQYQSGSIGLRTYNALASFDSVKINTF, from the coding sequence ATGAAAAGAATATATATCTTAATCCATTTTCTTGTTTCTATATCGATTCCTGCATTATATGCCCAAAATTTAACTGAATTTAATAAAGCGCCGTTAAAACAACAGGTTTATGTGCAATTACCAATAGGCAGTATTAAAGCAAAGGGATGGTTGTTAAAGCAGCTGGAACAACAAAGAGATGGTGCAACCGGAATGGCTGAAGAGTTATACCCTGAAAAAGATAATCTTGGAAAAAATTCCGATTGGCTGGGAGGCGATGGAAATGGATGGGAGCGCGTACCTTATTATGTTAAAGGTTTAGTCGCATTGGCTTATACTTTAGATGATCCTGTGCTAAAAGCGAAAGCGCAGAAGTATATCGATTGGACTTTAAACAATCAACAAGCCAATGGATTATTTGGTCCACCGAAAATGAAAGATTGGTGGCCGAGAATGCCAATGATGTATGCTTTACAAAGCTATTATGAAGCCACAAATGATAAAAGGGTTATTCCATTTCTCTCCAAATATTTTAAATATGAACTTGCGAATCTCGATGCCGATCCGTTAAAAGAATGGGGCAAAGCAAGGGCAGGCGATAACATGGAAATTGCCATTTGGCTTTACAATAAAACCGGTGATCAGGATTTATTAACACTTGTAGAAAAGTTAAAACAACAGGCATATCCCTGGATTGATATATATAGTAATAACGAATTTTACTTTTTCGGTGACGATTTTCAGCCAAAACACATGGTTAATGTGGCTCAGGCGTTAAAATTTCCTATAGTTTGTGCGCAACTTCAAGATCTTCCATCTAATCTTGAAGCACTCTCTAAAGGTATCGCACATATTATGCACGACCATGGTCAGCCCGAAGGGCTAGGTTCGGGAACTGAATTCCTGGCAGGCACTAGCAGTATAGAAGGCGTAGAAACCTGTACAGTAGTGGAATGGATGCAGAGTTTAGAAACTGCGGCAAAAGTTATTCACGATGCAAAAATTGGCGATCAGTTGGAGAAAGTGGCTTTTAATGCTTTGCCTGCGCAGTTTAGCCGGGATTTTAAAAACCACTCCTATTACACATTACCAAATCAGGTGCAGAGTATTCATGGCGAGCATGGTTTTAATCAGGATTATGCTACAGGAATTGTTTCCAGTCCATATTCAGGCTATGGCTGCTGCCGATATAATATGCACATGGGCTGGCCTTATTTTTTGAAAAGTAGCGTGGTATCTACTCCAGAGAAAGGTTTAGCGGTAATTACCTATGGCCCTATGGAAATAGAAACCGTAGTAGCAGAAAATAAAAAAATAAAAATTACCGAAGAAACCAATTACCCCTTCGAAGAACAAATCAGGTTAAAAGTAGAACTTGCCGCCAGTACATCATTTCCATTAACTTTAAGAATCCCAGCCTGGAGTGTAAAACCAGGCATCAGGTTAAATGGAGCTACATTAGAAGGCGTAAAAGCTGGAGAAATGTTTACCATAGCCAGAGAATGGAAAAATCAAGATCAATTAGAATTGAATTTTCCAATGGAAATCACTACCAGGGCACAGGTAAATAATTCTTTGAGTGTAGAACGTGGACCTATTGTTTATGCACTGGAAATTAAGGCGGTAAACAAGGTAACCAAAACACATCCTGTTGCTGGCTTTGCAGATTACGAAATCCATCCGGAATCAGCATGGAATTATGGTTTGATGATCGATAAAAGTGGTTTAAGTAAGGCTAGGGTATTAAAATCAGAAATGCCAAATAACCCTTTTATTGCGGCAAATGCACCGGTTAAAATAAAGGTTCAGGCAAAAAAGATTCCTTCATGGGGTTTAGGTTACAATAAAATGTCTGCTTTTGATGTGCCCTTTAGTCCAATCGCATCAGCTGAAAAACAGGAAGAAGTTATCCTGGTACCCTACGGATCTGAAAATATCCGCTTAAGCTGTTTCCCTGTAATCGGTGAGCCAAAAAAAATAAATAAAACTTTGGTCGAAAACTTTGATGAAGGAATGGCCAGCAATTGGGTTTTTTATGGCGGGGGCTGGTTTTGGAAAGATGGACAGATAAACGCTGCGTCAAATGCAGGCTCTGGTGGCTATGGTATACATGGATCTAAATATGTGGCCAATGACACAGACTTTAAAGATTTTGTTTATCAGGCAGATGTTAAAATCAATACCTCTGGTGATGCGGGTTTAATGTTCAGGATTTCTAATCCTGATATTGGCCCTGATGCCTACCAAGGCTATTATGTTGGCTTAGATCAACTTAATGGAACTGTAATATTTGGAAAAGCCAACGGACAAAAATGGACGGTAATACGTTCAGGAAAATATCCTGTTGAAATGAACAAAATGTATACCTTAAAGATAGTGGCCAAG